Proteins from one Candidatus Nitrospira nitrosa genomic window:
- a CDS encoding PCP reductase family protein produces the protein MLTCGCGRWMHTEGIEERGGEAGAFWFIRSECRGCGLKVGVDVPEGQTRGLIDRLFWTDEALHRLARMPPYVAPLVRDEVEQHLRSQGERVVTYETLLRPRTGERIEWDPEAERRLDRVPAPVRAMARVELERTATDRGLSRITVSLMEEIKAKYFGMGAQKT, from the coding sequence ATGCTGACCTGCGGGTGTGGTCGCTGGATGCATACCGAGGGGATTGAGGAACGTGGTGGTGAAGCTGGTGCGTTCTGGTTCATCCGCTCGGAGTGCCGAGGCTGTGGGTTGAAAGTCGGTGTCGATGTGCCGGAGGGTCAGACTCGAGGGCTCATCGATCGATTATTCTGGACCGATGAGGCGCTGCATCGATTGGCCCGCATGCCGCCCTATGTGGCACCGCTGGTTCGAGATGAGGTGGAGCAACATCTCCGTAGTCAAGGAGAACGAGTGGTCACCTATGAAACGTTGCTCCGTCCCCGTACGGGAGAACGCATCGAATGGGACCCGGAAGCGGAACGGCGATTGGACCGGGTGCCAGCCCCTGTTCGCGCGATGGCACGGGTTGAACTTGAACGAACCGCGACAGATCGCGGATTGTCTCGCATCACCGTGTCGCTGATGGAAGAGATTAAAGCGAAATATTTTGGGATGGGCGCTCAAAAGACGTGA
- a CDS encoding DUF420 domain-containing protein yields the protein MDWLREPGFFGTHATVGADLSQLMATLFTGLFVIGWFQARKRKADAHHWLMLGGMIAMLSFFIAYYLFRQLGVLAFEGKEGFGGSQSLYDYVFIPVLTLHIILVIIGLIMAVYMMVLGFRSQQFIDGVRSLRESRLMTTWKKIGIVFGVVAVIVLGLFFSRVATAGFSMRKMEVYLIFLALVAFVFAIEMTIQRIWPDGARRHRALGRFTMVIYCVLFMTGSFTYTMLYILYPGKIG from the coding sequence ATGGATTGGTTGCGAGAACCGGGATTCTTTGGGACCCATGCGACGGTCGGAGCGGACCTCAGTCAGCTGATGGCCACGCTCTTTACCGGACTCTTTGTCATCGGATGGTTTCAGGCACGCAAGCGAAAGGCCGATGCGCACCATTGGCTGATGTTGGGCGGCATGATCGCCATGTTGAGCTTCTTTATCGCGTACTATCTCTTTCGGCAGCTGGGGGTTCTGGCTTTTGAGGGGAAGGAAGGGTTCGGTGGGTCACAATCGCTCTATGATTACGTCTTCATCCCTGTCCTGACGCTCCATATCATCCTTGTCATCATCGGGCTGATCATGGCGGTGTATATGATGGTCTTGGGGTTTCGTTCTCAGCAATTCATCGACGGGGTGCGGTCGCTCCGGGAGTCACGGCTCATGACCACGTGGAAGAAGATCGGAATCGTGTTCGGTGTCGTGGCCGTGATCGTATTGGGGTTGTTTTTTTCGCGCGTGGCGACTGCCGGATTTTCGATGCGCAAGATGGAGGTCTACCTGATCTTCCTTGCACTCGTCGCCTTTGTGTTCGCGATTGAGATGACGATCCAGCGAATCTGGCCGGACGGCGCACGGCGGCATCGGGCGCTGGGCCGATTCACGATGGTCATCTACTGTGTGCTCTTTATGACCGGAAGTTTCACCTATACGATGTTATACATCCTGTACCCAGGCAAGATCGGATGA
- a CDS encoding methyltransferase, producing MSRELSLAEIFQLGYYWETKILLTAVKLDVFSAIDERPKSDQDIAGRLQADPPTLGLLLNALVAMKLLTKEAELYGNSSIAIKYLVRSSPQYVGHLLLLHDAEWNNWGKLEETIRTGKRTVDRHVFETDPELGSHVLAVLNRIGQQSGPDLAKRLKLAGRERMCDLGGGAGTNAIAFCQVYPDLHATVFDLPETLKLTEKTVKEAGLESRITLHPGDFNRNPLGGPYDVVLMSDILHYQTFEMNQDLVKKVYGALVPGGRLVIKDRFLDEAGTGPAWTTAFAVHILVNTQKGSCFQASEAMQWLYAAGFSSVVELEKTAVVQGVKSRET from the coding sequence GTGTCACGAGAACTCTCACTCGCGGAAATCTTTCAGCTCGGCTATTACTGGGAGACCAAGATCCTACTCACGGCCGTGAAACTGGATGTCTTTTCGGCCATCGATGAACGGCCGAAATCCGATCAGGACATTGCTGGACGACTGCAGGCCGATCCTCCTACCCTGGGCCTTCTCTTAAATGCGCTGGTCGCGATGAAGCTGCTGACGAAAGAAGCGGAGCTGTACGGGAACTCATCGATCGCGATCAAGTATTTGGTCCGGTCGTCGCCGCAGTATGTCGGCCATTTGCTGCTCTTACACGACGCCGAGTGGAACAACTGGGGCAAACTGGAAGAGACGATTCGTACGGGGAAGCGGACGGTGGATCGCCATGTGTTCGAGACTGATCCTGAGTTGGGTAGCCATGTGCTGGCGGTACTGAATCGTATTGGCCAGCAGAGTGGCCCTGATTTGGCCAAGCGGTTGAAGTTGGCTGGGCGTGAGCGGATGTGTGATCTCGGCGGTGGCGCCGGGACGAATGCAATTGCGTTCTGCCAGGTGTATCCCGACCTGCATGCGACTGTTTTCGACCTTCCGGAAACGCTGAAGCTGACGGAAAAAACAGTGAAAGAGGCAGGTCTGGAATCACGGATCACCCTGCACCCCGGCGACTTCAATCGGAATCCGCTCGGTGGACCCTACGACGTGGTCCTGATGTCGGATATTCTGCATTATCAAACCTTTGAAATGAATCAGGATCTGGTCAAAAAGGTATATGGCGCTCTGGTGCCGGGTGGGCGGTTGGTCATTAAGGATCGATTCTTGGACGAAGCCGGGACAGGCCCTGCCTGGACGACGGCCTTTGCCGTCCACATTCTCGTCAACACCCAGAAGGGGAGCTGCTTCCAAGCCAGTGAAGCGATGCAATGGCTCTACGCGGCCGGGTTCAGCTCTGTGGTGGAACTGGAGAAGACGGCGGTGGTGCAGGGGGTGAAATCGCGTGAAACGTGA